The genomic DNA GGACTTGTGGAATGAGAGGCGGGCCTTTGTGTACTGCTCGGGCGAGACGTTGAGGTCGGGCTCGATGCCCTGCTGGTGCTGGGCGTGGAGGTGCTTGAGGAAGGGGACGCACCACTGGCAGCCGGTGCCCGCGCCGAAGCACTCTGAGAGGAGTGAGGGGACGGTGGGGTTGTGGACGCGGAGATAGGTGCGGAGCTTGCGGAGCGAGACGTGGAAGCAGAGGCAGACCTTGTCGTCGGGGTCCATATGAGAGGATTATAAGTGGATGAGAGGAGATGCTGAAGTCAGGGACTCAGCATCGAGAGTATGTCCACCGCACCCTCGGCCTCGGGGTGTGGGGCGATGAAGTCTGCGTGGCGTTTGATCTGGTCCTGCGCGTTG from Phycisphaeraceae bacterium includes the following:
- a CDS encoding (2Fe-2S)-binding protein produces the protein MDPDDKVCLCFHVSLRKLRTYLRVHNPTVPSLLSECFGAGTGCQWCVPFLKHLHAQHQQGIEPDLNVSPEQYTKARLSFHKSGERDAQTVREATQEPGSDHPAHT